In Sphingobacterium sp. SRCM116780, the genomic stretch TTCCGGATCGCGCATCAGCTTTTTTTCCGCTCTAATGTTATTATAGCTATTCGTAGATTTTTGATCTCCGTAAGGTTGATCAGAATCATTGATTTCGAAGTCGCTAACACTGCCCATCTGTGCGATAACAGCATTTACATCCTCCATATTCAACACTTCTTTAATGCCTAATTGGATCTTCTCAGTAAACATTTCAGCAATACGATTTTCGATATCATCCAAAATCTCTTTGCTATCTTCAGAATTTCCGAAATGTTTTTTAATATCAATCATATAATTGCGCAACACATCATATGCGTCCTCTTCTATATGAAAAACGATACTATTTATATTGATAATTATAGTCTTGTTCATGTTATTTATAGGTTATATTGATTCGTCAATTCTGTTAGTTCTCTCTGATAGAGATGTCTCTACGGCAAAAACAAGTTCTTTCCAGGTGACATCCAACCTTTCGAGTACCTGATGTCCTTCTTCCGTAATTTCATAATATTTACGAGGAGGCCCAGAGGTGGATTCCTTCCATATATAACTCAACAAACCGTTATTCTTAAGTCTTGTCAGCAGTGGATACAATGTACCCTCTACCACCAAGAGCTGTGCTTTTTTCAGTTCGCTGATGATATCAGAGGCGTATATCTCCCCTCGGGAAATAATTGAAAGAATACAATACTCTAGTATTCCTTTCCTCATTTGTGTTTGCGTATTTTCAGCT encodes the following:
- a CDS encoding PadR family transcriptional regulator; the protein is MIAENTQTQMRKGILEYCILSIISRGEIYASDIISELKKAQLLVVEGTLYPLLTRLKNNGLLSYIWKESTSGPPRKYYEITEEGHQVLERLDVTWKELVFAVETSLSERTNRIDESI